The DNA window CGCGGTTTCAAATACTGGGTTTCTATAGGCCAGAGTCATAAGTACACCACCGACTACAATCATCGGTATGCTGAGAAGCATGCCCTGTGTTAAATAGCCGCCTAACAAGTACCCTATGTGCTCATCGGGTTGCCTAAAGAATTCCGCTGCGGTTCTCAGCACGCCGTAGCCAATCATAAACATGGCCGATACGGCCATTCGTGGTTTAGGTTTGGCACTAAACCACCATAAGACGACGAACAATAAAAAGCCTTCGCCCATCATTTGATATATCTGTGAAGGATGTCGGGTTAGGCCATCGCCTATTTGCGGGAAGATCATGCCCCAAGCCACGTCGGTTTCTCGACCCCAAAGTTCACCGTTCCAAAAATTTCCGAATCGGCCAAAAAAGATGCCTGGCGGTACCAGTGGCGCGACAAAATCACCCACCGCAAACCAAGCTTTATTGGTGTGTTTTGCAAACAAAATAACCGCGACGGCGACGCCTAAAAAGCCTCCGTGAAAAGACATTCCGCCTTCCCACACTTTAAATAGATACAGCG is part of the Reinekea marina genome and encodes:
- the lgt gene encoding prolipoprotein diacylglyceryl transferase, with protein sequence MIHPQFDPVALSIGPLSLPWFDIGPLSVHWYGLMYLAGFMAGQYLGIWRASRDAWRLFTPDQVKDLLFYIVVGIIVGGRVGYVLFYHIDLFFANPLYLFKVWEGGMSFHGGFLGVAVAVILFAKHTNKAWFAVGDFVAPLVPPGIFFGRFGNFWNGELWGRETDVAWGMIFPQIGDGLTRHPSQIYQMMGEGFLLFVVLWWFSAKPKPRMAVSAMFMIGYGVLRTAAEFFRQPDEHIGYLLGGYLTQGMLLSIPMIVVGGVLMTLAYRNPVFETAPESGKSKKKNKSGQPKKGAKK